In Strix uralensis isolate ZFMK-TIS-50842 chromosome 7, bStrUra1, whole genome shotgun sequence, the following proteins share a genomic window:
- the SLC25A16 gene encoding solute carrier family 25 member 16 isoform X2, with protein MMIRIFPYGAIQFMAFDQYKKVIKKQLGISGHVHRLMAGSMAGITAVICTYPLDMVRVRLAFQVKGEHKYMGIIHAFKMIYTKEGGFSGFYRGLTPTVVGMAPYAGFSFFTFGTLKSIGLAQAPNLLGRPSLDNPDVLVLKTHVNLLCGGIAGAIAQTISYPLDVTRRRMQLGAVLPDSEKCLTMVQTLKYVYQQHGIRRGLYRGLSLNYIRCIPSQAVAFTTYELMKQFLHLN; from the exons GTAATAAAGAAGCAACTTGGGATTTCAGGGCATGTGCATCGATTAATGGCTGGATCCATGGCAG gtATTACAGCAGTGATTTGTACTTACCCTCTTGATATGGTTAGAGTTCGTCTGGCGTTCCAAGTAAAAGGGGAACACAAGTACATGGGGATTATCCATGCATTCAAGATGATTTACacaaag gaaggTGGTTTTAGTGGATTCTACAGAGGGCTGACGCCAACTGTTGTAGGAATGGCGCCATATGCGG gtttttcattttttacctTTGGTACCTTAAAGAGCATTGGACTTGCTCAAGCACCTAACTTGCTTGGACGGCCTTCATTAGATAATCCTGATGTCTTAGTTTTGAAAACACATGTAAATCTGCTGTGTGGTGGCATAGCTGGAGCAATAGCTCAGACGATATC ATATCCCCTTGATGTAACTCGTAGGCGAATGCAGTTAGGAGCAGTTCTCCCAGACTCTGAAAAGTGCCt TACAATGGTGCAGACACTGAAATACGTGTATCAACAACATGGAATACGAAGAGGATTATACCGTGGTTTATCTCTAAATTATATTCGTTGTATTCCTTCCCAGGCTGTGGCTTTTACCACATACGAACTTATGAAACAATTCTTGCACCTCAACTAA
- the DNA2 gene encoding DNA replication ATP-dependent helicase/nuclease DNA2: MAESFQKKVTGSPDTILRNGLNNRYRVLEVSVMQRNGSDPEKHLTITASESQEDTQLCILRNGWESVPVVPGDIIHLEGECSSGTWVINEQSGYLVLYPDLLLSGTTISNSIRCMRRAVLSERFRGSESGSRQTLIGTILHEIFQQSVTNHLAQEKVEELANKIVYGQKYLREMYHLNLKQMEIMQEVEEYLPSFFKWAEDFLHNPANQNKMQLKLSSHEKPEDLYSKIQIVDILDIEENIWSPRFGLKGKIDVTARVKIHRQSGVQSRIMPLELKSGKESNSIEHRSQVILYTLLNLERRVDPEAGFLLYLKTGTMYPVSGTRMDRRELMKLRNHVAFYLTHSTYKSAVGKEHSQLAALPPVIDDSQACKYCSQIHNCFLYSRAVEQKMASVSFPPAMVPIIERETQHLKPSHLEYFSLWYLMLTLELQSGEGKKGYKNIWMIPSMEREKAGDCVGNMIRVDEVQEISEGQYLHFFQRRNGVIPGTNLLVGDRVVVSGEENGLLGLATGYVREVGVTKVSCLLGRNLSKLPKNTIFRLDHEEGDFGIGVPFENLSKLMKDSPVSERLRNLIIDFHKPRFIQHLSSVLPPEAKETVANILKGLNKPQKQAMKQVLLSEDYTLIVGMPGTGKTTTICALVRILSACGFSVLLTSFTHTAVDNILLKLAKFKVGFLRLGRAQKVHPDIRKFTEEEIFRSKSIKSVTDLEEVYSSQPVVATSCMGVNHPIFVQKQFDFCIVDEASQISQLICLGPLFCSKRFVLVGDHQQLPPLVLNAEARDLGMSESLFKRLEQNQNAVVQLTVQYRMNSKIMSLSNMLVYEGKLECGSEKVSNATVNLPNLKKLKLDVADASKTWLKEVLDPDTPVCFLNTEKVPAPEHAEKGGVSNVTEAKLVLFLTSLFIKAGCKSSDIGIISPYRHQLKTITDLMAKLKENRVEVNTVDKYQGRDKSIIIVSFVRNSNDDNLGTLLKDWRRLNVAITRAKHKLIMVGCVPSLCRYPPLEKLLCHLQSEAMIFNLPAGAHESICKCNIL; the protein is encoded by the exons ATGGCGGAGAG CTTTCAGAAGAAAGTGACTGGCTCCCCTGACACAATACTTAGGAATGGGTTGAACAACAGATACCGTGTGTTGGAAGTCAGTGTAATGCAGAGGAATGGAAGTGACCCTGAGAAACACTTGACAATTACAGCATCTGAGTCACAGGAAGATACACAACTGTGCATTCTTAGGAATGGCTG GGAGTCTGTTCCGGTTGTTCCAGGAGACATCATTCATTTAGAAGGGGAATGTAGCTCTGGTACCTGGGTCATAAATGAACAGTCTGGATACCTGGTTCTTTACCCGGATCTGCTGCTTTCTGGCACTACAATATCAAATAGTATTCGATGTATGAGAAGAGCAGTGCTGAGTGAAAGGTTTAGG GGCTCGGAGTCTGGTTCGCGCCAAACACTCATTGGTACAATTCTTCATGAAATTTTCCAGCAATCAGTAACAAATCACTTGGCACAAGAAAAAGTAGAAGAACTAGCAAATAAAATTGTGTACGGACAAAAGTATCTCAGAGAAAT gtATCACTTAAATCTCAAACAAATGGAAATAATGCAGGAAGTGGAAGAATATTTACCATCGTTTTTCAAATGGGCAGAAGACTTCTTGCACAATCCAGctaaccaaaataaaatgcaactaAAACT gtCAAGTCATGAAAAACCAGAAGATTTGTATTCTAAGATACAGATTGTAGATATCTTAGACATTGAAGAGAATATCTGGTCTCCCAGGTTTGGGTTGAAGGGAAAGATTGATGTTACAGCCAGAGTGAAAATCCATCGCCAGTCTGGAGTACAGTCCAGGATAATGCCGTTAGAGCTCAAGTCTGGCAAGGAATCTAATTCCATAGAGCACAGAAGTCAG GTTATTCTTTATACATTGTTGAATTTAGAACGGAGAGTGGATCCTGAAGCTGGATTTCTTCTTTATCTTAAAACTGGTACTATGTACCCTGTTTCAGGAACTCGCATGGACCGAAGAG AATTAATGAAGTTAAGAAATCATGTGGCCTTCTACTTAACGCACAGTACGTATAAATCTGCTGTGGGAAAAGAGCATTCACAGCTTGCTGCTTTGCCTCCTGTAATCGATGACAGTCAAGCCTGTAAATATTGCTCCCAAATACACAATTGCTTTCTATACAGCAg AGCTGTAGAACAAAAGATGGCCAGTGTGTCTTTTCCTCCTGCTATGGTGCCAATTATTGAAAGAGAGACCCAGCACCTGAAACCTTCCCACTTGGAGTATTTCAGCCTGTGGTATCTAATGTTAACCCTGGAGCTGCAAAGTGGAGAGGGTAAAAAgggatataaaaatatatggatGATACCTTCCATGGAAAG agAGAAGGCTGGAGATTGTGTTGGAAACATGATCAGAGTTGATGAAGTGCAGGAAATTTCTGAGGGACAGTATCTACATTTTTTCCAACGTAGAAATGGTGTTATACCTGGAACAAACCTGTTGGTTGGTGATCGAGTGGTTGTGAGTGGAGAGGAAAATGGTTTACTTGGTTTGGCTACTGGCTACGTTAGAGAAGTCGGTGTGACAAAAGTCTCCTGTTTGTTGGGCAG GAATTTGTCAAAGCTCCCTAAGAACACCATATTTAGGTTGGATCACGAAGAAGGAGATTTTGGTATAGGAGTCCCTTTTGAAAACCTTTCTAAACTGATGAAAGATTCCCCAGTCAG TGAAAGGCTCCGCAACTTGATAATTGACTTCCACAAACCACGTTTTATTCAGCATTTGAGCTCTGTCCTTCCTCCAGAAGCAAAGGAAACTGTTGCAAATATTCTAAAGG gtTTAAATAAGCCTCAGAAACAGGCGATGAAGCAAGTGCTTCTTTCAGAAGACTACACACTTATTGTGGGTATGCCTGGAACAGGAAAAACTACTACAATATGCGCTCTA GTGAGAATTCTTTCTGCTTGTGGCTTCAGTGTTCTCCTGACAAGTTTTACACACACTGCTGTAGACAATATCCTGCTAAAGCTGGCCAAATTCAAAGTTGGCTTCTTGCGCTTGGGGCGAGCTCAGAAGGTTCATCCAGATATACGGAAatttacagaagaagaaattttcagGTCCAAATCAATTAAATCTGTAACAGATTTGGAAGAGGTCTATAGCAGTCAG CCAGTGGTAGCAACGTCTTGCATGGGAGTAAATCACCCCATCTTTGTTCAGAAGCAATTTGATTTCTGTATAGTTGATGAAGCTTCCCAAATAAGCCAGCTCATCTGTCTGGGCCCACTGTTCTGCTCCAAAAGGTTTGTGCTGGTAGGGGATCATCAGCAGCTGCCTCCACTTGTACTGAATGCAGAAGCAAG AGATCTTGGCATGAGTGAAAGCTTATTTAAAAGgctggaacaaaaccaaaatgctgtTGTCCAGTTAACTGTGCAATACAGAATGAATAG tAAAATTATGTCACTGAGCAACATGTTAGTGTATGAAGGCAAACTGGAATGTGGCTCAGAGAAGGTGTCAAATGCCACTGTGAACTTGCCCAACCTAAAGAAATTGAAACTGGACGTTGCAGATGCTTCAAAAACATGGTTGAAAGAAGTACTTGATCCAGACACACCTGTATGTTTTCTGAACACAGAAAAG gtcccAGCACCAGAACATGCAGAAAAAGGTGGTGTAAGTAATGTAACAGAAGCTAAACTAGTACTCTTCCTCACATCCTTATTTATTAAG GCTGGCTGTAAGTCCTCAGACATTGGCATTATATCACCATACAGACATCAGCTAAAAACAATCACTGATTTGATGGCAAAATTGAAGGAGAACAGAGTGGAAGTCAACACAGTAGACAAATACCAAGGAAGAGACAAAAGTATCATAATTGTATCTTTCGTTAGGAACAGCAATGATGACAAT CTTGGCACCCTCCTGAAGGACTGGCGACGTCTTAATGTTGCTATCACAAGAGCCAAGCACAAACTAATCATGGTGGGCTGCGTTCCATCCCTGTGCCGTTATCCTCCCTTAGAGAAGCTGCTCTGCCATTTGCAGTCTGAGGCAATG ATCTTCAATCTTCCAGCAGGGGCTCATGAAAGTATCTGCAAGTGTAACATTTTATGA